Proteins encoded by one window of Ictidomys tridecemlineatus isolate mIctTri1 chromosome 7, mIctTri1.hap1, whole genome shotgun sequence:
- the Slc11a1 gene encoding natural resistance-associated macrophage protein 1 isoform X4: MTRHLQPPETVGLHGPRIPHEHRLPGPGEHRVGPAGRRRGWIQSDRVGASVGWEVTRLRAEPSACQGPSGLPGRWSSWFKWVRQGSPGAACEAGSCSLFLPLPTGCPGLGVPSLQPSRTAPLDEALPASSQLLWVLLWATVLGLLCQRLAARLGVVTGKDLGEVCHLYYPKVPRTLLWLTIELAIVGSDMQEVIGTAIAFNLLSAGRIPLWGGVLITIVDTFFFLFLDNYGLRKLEAFFGFLITIMALTFGYEYVVARPAQGPLLRDLFLPSCPGCGHSELLQAVGIVGAIIMPHNIYLHSALVKSREVDRARRAEVREANMYFLIEASIALSVSLVINLFVMAVFGQAFFQKTNQDAYSVCANSSLHDYASIFPRNNDTVSVDIYQGGVILGCLFGPAALYIWAVGLLAAGQSSTMTGTYAGQFVMELPFAVLPILTFTSMPAVMQEFANGRLSKAITSGIMALVCAINLYFVVSYVPSLPHPAYFGLVALLAAGYLALTAYLVWTCCIAHGATFLTHSSHQHFLYGLLEDRRAGRESSG, from the exons ATGACGA GGCACCTTCAGCCTCCGGAGACTGTGGGCCTTCACGGGCCCCGGATTCCTCATGAGCATCGCCTTCCTGGACCCGGGGAACATCGAGTCGGACCTGCAGGCCGGCGCCGTGGCTGGATTCAAAGTGACCGAGTCGGGGCCTCCGTGGGGTGGGAGGTGACCAGGCTGAGAGCAGAGCCCTCAGCTTGCCAGGGGCCCTCAGGGCTGCCAGGGAGATGGTCTTCCTGGTTCAAATGGGTCAGGCAGGGGTCCCCCGGGGCAGCCTGCGAAGCTGGTTCCTGCTccctcttcctgcctctccccACGGGGTGTCCTGGGTTAGGGGTCCCCAGCCTGCAGCCTTCCAGGACAGCCCCCCTGGATGAagctctccctgcctcctcacaGCTGCTCTGGGTGCTGCTCTGGGCCACCGTGCTGGGCCTGCTGTGCCAGAGACTGGCTGCCCGGCTAGGCGTGGTGACGGGCAAGGACTTGGGCGAGGTCTGCCACCTCTACTACCCGAAG GTGCCCCGCACCCTCCTCTGGCTGACCATCGAGCTCGCCATCGTGGGCTCCGACATGCAGGAGGTCATCGGCACAGCCATTGCTTTCAACCTGCTCTCAGCTGGACG AATCCCGCTCTGGGGTGGCGTCCTGATCACCATCGTGGacaccttcttcttcctcttcctggatAACTATG GGTTGCGGAAGCTGGAAGCTTTTTTTGGATTCCTGATCACCATCATGGCCTTGACTTTCGGCTACGAG TACGTGGTGGCTCGGCCGGCACAGGGACCGCTTCTTCGAGACCTGTTCCTGCCCTCGTGCCCGGGCTGCGGCCATTCAGAGCTGCTGCAGGCCGTGGGCATCGTGGGCGCCATCATCATGCCCCACAATATTTACCTGCACTCAGCCTTGGTCAAG TCCCGAGAGGTGGACCGTGCCCGCCGGGCGGAAGTCCGAGAAGCCAACATGTACTTCCTGATCGAGGCCTCCATCGCCCTCTCGGTCTCCTTGGTCATCAACCTCTTCGTCATGGCCGTCTTTGGGCAGGCCTTCTTCCAGAAGACCAACCAGGACGCG TACAGCGTCTGTGCCAACAGCAGCCTCCACGACTACGCCTCCATCTTCCCCAGGAACAACGACACGGTGTCGGTGGACATTTACCAAGGA GGCGTGATCCTGGGGTGCCTCTTCGGCCCCGCGGCGCTCTACATCTGGGCGGTGGGTCTCCTGGCGGCCGGGCAGAGCTCCACCATGACCGGCACCTACGCGGGACAGTTCGTGATGGAG CTTCCCTTTGCTGTGCTGCCCATCCTAACGTTCACCAGCATGCCCGCTGTCATGCAGGAGTTTGCCAATGGCCG GCTGAGCAAAGCTATCACCTCCGGCATCATGGCACTGGTCTGCGCCATCAACCTCTACTTTGTGGTCAGCTATGTGCCCAGCCTGCCCCACCCAGCCTACTTCGGCCTTGTGGCTCTGCTGGCCGCGGGCTACCTGGCCCTCACTGCCTACCTG GTCTGGACCTGTTGCATTGCCCATGGGGCCACCTTTCTGACCCACAGCTCCCACCAGCACTTCCTGTATGGGCTCCTAGAAGACAGGCGGGCGGGTCGGGAAAGCTCTGGATGA
- the Slc11a1 gene encoding natural resistance-associated macrophage protein 1 isoform X2 yields the protein MTRHLQPPETVGLHGPRIPHEHRLPGPGEHRVGPAGRRRGWIQSDRVGASVGWEVTRLRAEPSACQGPSGLPGRWSSWFKWVRQGSPGAACEAGSCSLFLPLPTGCPGLGVPSLQPSRTAPLDEALPASSQLLWVLLWATVLGLLCQRLAARLGVVTGKDLGEVCHLYYPKVPRTLLWLTIELAIVGSDMQEVIGTAIAFNLLSAGRIPLWGGVLITIVDTFFFLFLDNYGLRKLEAFFGFLITIMALTFGYEYVVARPAQGPLLRDLFLPSCPGCGHSELLQAVGIVGAIIMPHNIYLHSALVKSREVDRARRAEVREANMYFLIEASIALSVSLVINLFVMAVFGQAFFQKTNQDAYSVCANSSLHDYASIFPRNNDTVSVDIYQGGFLKLRWSRFARVLLTRSCAILPTVLVAVFRDLRDLSGLNDLLNVLQSLLLPFAVLPILTFTSMPAVMQEFANGRLSKAITSGIMALVCAINLYFVVSYVPSLPHPAYFGLVALLAAGYLALTAYLVWTCCIAHGATFLTHSSHQHFLYGLLEDRRAGRESSG from the exons ATGACGA GGCACCTTCAGCCTCCGGAGACTGTGGGCCTTCACGGGCCCCGGATTCCTCATGAGCATCGCCTTCCTGGACCCGGGGAACATCGAGTCGGACCTGCAGGCCGGCGCCGTGGCTGGATTCAAAGTGACCGAGTCGGGGCCTCCGTGGGGTGGGAGGTGACCAGGCTGAGAGCAGAGCCCTCAGCTTGCCAGGGGCCCTCAGGGCTGCCAGGGAGATGGTCTTCCTGGTTCAAATGGGTCAGGCAGGGGTCCCCCGGGGCAGCCTGCGAAGCTGGTTCCTGCTccctcttcctgcctctccccACGGGGTGTCCTGGGTTAGGGGTCCCCAGCCTGCAGCCTTCCAGGACAGCCCCCCTGGATGAagctctccctgcctcctcacaGCTGCTCTGGGTGCTGCTCTGGGCCACCGTGCTGGGCCTGCTGTGCCAGAGACTGGCTGCCCGGCTAGGCGTGGTGACGGGCAAGGACTTGGGCGAGGTCTGCCACCTCTACTACCCGAAG GTGCCCCGCACCCTCCTCTGGCTGACCATCGAGCTCGCCATCGTGGGCTCCGACATGCAGGAGGTCATCGGCACAGCCATTGCTTTCAACCTGCTCTCAGCTGGACG AATCCCGCTCTGGGGTGGCGTCCTGATCACCATCGTGGacaccttcttcttcctcttcctggatAACTATG GGTTGCGGAAGCTGGAAGCTTTTTTTGGATTCCTGATCACCATCATGGCCTTGACTTTCGGCTACGAG TACGTGGTGGCTCGGCCGGCACAGGGACCGCTTCTTCGAGACCTGTTCCTGCCCTCGTGCCCGGGCTGCGGCCATTCAGAGCTGCTGCAGGCCGTGGGCATCGTGGGCGCCATCATCATGCCCCACAATATTTACCTGCACTCAGCCTTGGTCAAG TCCCGAGAGGTGGACCGTGCCCGCCGGGCGGAAGTCCGAGAAGCCAACATGTACTTCCTGATCGAGGCCTCCATCGCCCTCTCGGTCTCCTTGGTCATCAACCTCTTCGTCATGGCCGTCTTTGGGCAGGCCTTCTTCCAGAAGACCAACCAGGACGCG TACAGCGTCTGTGCCAACAGCAGCCTCCACGACTACGCCTCCATCTTCCCCAGGAACAACGACACGGTGTCGGTGGACATTTACCAAGGA ggcttCCTGAAGCTGCGGTGGTCCCGCTTTGCCCGGGTGCTCCTCACCCGCTCCTGCGCCATCCTGCCCACGGTGCTCGTGGCTGTCTTCCGGGACCTGAGGGACCTGTCAGGCCTAAACGACCTGCTCAACGTGCTGCAGAGCCTGCTG CTTCCCTTTGCTGTGCTGCCCATCCTAACGTTCACCAGCATGCCCGCTGTCATGCAGGAGTTTGCCAATGGCCG GCTGAGCAAAGCTATCACCTCCGGCATCATGGCACTGGTCTGCGCCATCAACCTCTACTTTGTGGTCAGCTATGTGCCCAGCCTGCCCCACCCAGCCTACTTCGGCCTTGTGGCTCTGCTGGCCGCGGGCTACCTGGCCCTCACTGCCTACCTG GTCTGGACCTGTTGCATTGCCCATGGGGCCACCTTTCTGACCCACAGCTCCCACCAGCACTTCCTGTATGGGCTCCTAGAAGACAGGCGGGCGGGTCGGGAAAGCTCTGGATGA
- the Slc11a1 gene encoding natural resistance-associated macrophage protein 1 isoform X1, translating into MTRHLQPPETVGLHGPRIPHEHRLPGPGEHRVGPAGRRRGWIQSDRVGASVGWEVTRLRAEPSACQGPSGLPGRWSSWFKWVRQGSPGAACEAGSCSLFLPLPTGCPGLGVPSLQPSRTAPLDEALPASSQLLWVLLWATVLGLLCQRLAARLGVVTGKDLGEVCHLYYPKVPRTLLWLTIELAIVGSDMQEVIGTAIAFNLLSAGRIPLWGGVLITIVDTFFFLFLDNYGLRKLEAFFGFLITIMALTFGYEYVVARPAQGPLLRDLFLPSCPGCGHSELLQAVGIVGAIIMPHNIYLHSALVKSREVDRARRAEVREANMYFLIEASIALSVSLVINLFVMAVFGQAFFQKTNQDAYSVCANSSLHDYASIFPRNNDTVSVDIYQGGVILGCLFGPAALYIWAVGLLAAGQSSTMTGTYAGQFVMEGFLKLRWSRFARVLLTRSCAILPTVLVAVFRDLRDLSGLNDLLNVLQSLLLPFAVLPILTFTSMPAVMQEFANGRLSKAITSGIMALVCAINLYFVVSYVPSLPHPAYFGLVALLAAGYLALTAYLVWTCCIAHGATFLTHSSHQHFLYGLLEDRRAGRESSG; encoded by the exons ATGACGA GGCACCTTCAGCCTCCGGAGACTGTGGGCCTTCACGGGCCCCGGATTCCTCATGAGCATCGCCTTCCTGGACCCGGGGAACATCGAGTCGGACCTGCAGGCCGGCGCCGTGGCTGGATTCAAAGTGACCGAGTCGGGGCCTCCGTGGGGTGGGAGGTGACCAGGCTGAGAGCAGAGCCCTCAGCTTGCCAGGGGCCCTCAGGGCTGCCAGGGAGATGGTCTTCCTGGTTCAAATGGGTCAGGCAGGGGTCCCCCGGGGCAGCCTGCGAAGCTGGTTCCTGCTccctcttcctgcctctccccACGGGGTGTCCTGGGTTAGGGGTCCCCAGCCTGCAGCCTTCCAGGACAGCCCCCCTGGATGAagctctccctgcctcctcacaGCTGCTCTGGGTGCTGCTCTGGGCCACCGTGCTGGGCCTGCTGTGCCAGAGACTGGCTGCCCGGCTAGGCGTGGTGACGGGCAAGGACTTGGGCGAGGTCTGCCACCTCTACTACCCGAAG GTGCCCCGCACCCTCCTCTGGCTGACCATCGAGCTCGCCATCGTGGGCTCCGACATGCAGGAGGTCATCGGCACAGCCATTGCTTTCAACCTGCTCTCAGCTGGACG AATCCCGCTCTGGGGTGGCGTCCTGATCACCATCGTGGacaccttcttcttcctcttcctggatAACTATG GGTTGCGGAAGCTGGAAGCTTTTTTTGGATTCCTGATCACCATCATGGCCTTGACTTTCGGCTACGAG TACGTGGTGGCTCGGCCGGCACAGGGACCGCTTCTTCGAGACCTGTTCCTGCCCTCGTGCCCGGGCTGCGGCCATTCAGAGCTGCTGCAGGCCGTGGGCATCGTGGGCGCCATCATCATGCCCCACAATATTTACCTGCACTCAGCCTTGGTCAAG TCCCGAGAGGTGGACCGTGCCCGCCGGGCGGAAGTCCGAGAAGCCAACATGTACTTCCTGATCGAGGCCTCCATCGCCCTCTCGGTCTCCTTGGTCATCAACCTCTTCGTCATGGCCGTCTTTGGGCAGGCCTTCTTCCAGAAGACCAACCAGGACGCG TACAGCGTCTGTGCCAACAGCAGCCTCCACGACTACGCCTCCATCTTCCCCAGGAACAACGACACGGTGTCGGTGGACATTTACCAAGGA GGCGTGATCCTGGGGTGCCTCTTCGGCCCCGCGGCGCTCTACATCTGGGCGGTGGGTCTCCTGGCGGCCGGGCAGAGCTCCACCATGACCGGCACCTACGCGGGACAGTTCGTGATGGAG ggcttCCTGAAGCTGCGGTGGTCCCGCTTTGCCCGGGTGCTCCTCACCCGCTCCTGCGCCATCCTGCCCACGGTGCTCGTGGCTGTCTTCCGGGACCTGAGGGACCTGTCAGGCCTAAACGACCTGCTCAACGTGCTGCAGAGCCTGCTG CTTCCCTTTGCTGTGCTGCCCATCCTAACGTTCACCAGCATGCCCGCTGTCATGCAGGAGTTTGCCAATGGCCG GCTGAGCAAAGCTATCACCTCCGGCATCATGGCACTGGTCTGCGCCATCAACCTCTACTTTGTGGTCAGCTATGTGCCCAGCCTGCCCCACCCAGCCTACTTCGGCCTTGTGGCTCTGCTGGCCGCGGGCTACCTGGCCCTCACTGCCTACCTG GTCTGGACCTGTTGCATTGCCCATGGGGCCACCTTTCTGACCCACAGCTCCCACCAGCACTTCCTGTATGGGCTCCTAGAAGACAGGCGGGCGGGTCGGGAAAGCTCTGGATGA
- the Slc11a1 gene encoding natural resistance-associated macrophage protein 1 isoform X3, producing the protein MTSDGRPWGLGGPSYGSISSPPGPGPQQAPPRETYLSEKIPIPDAKPGTFSLRRLWAFTGPGFLMSIAFLDPGNIESDLQAGAVAGFKLLWVLLWATVLGLLCQRLAARLGVVTGKDLGEVCHLYYPKVPRTLLWLTIELAIVGSDMQEVIGTAIAFNLLSAGRIPLWGGVLITIVDTFFFLFLDNYGLRKLEAFFGFLITIMALTFGYEYVVARPAQGPLLRDLFLPSCPGCGHSELLQAVGIVGAIIMPHNIYLHSALVKSREVDRARRAEVREANMYFLIEASIALSVSLVINLFVMAVFGQAFFQKTNQDAYSVCANSSLHDYASIFPRNNDTVSVDIYQGGVILGCLFGPAALYIWAVGLLAAGQSSTMTGTYAGQFVMEGFLKLRWSRFARVLLTRSCAILPTVLVAVFRDLRDLSGLNDLLNVLQSLLLPFAVLPILTFTSMPAVMQEFANGRLSKAITSGIMALVCAINLYFVVSYVPSLPHPAYFGLVALLAAGYLALTAYLVWTCCIAHGATFLTHSSHQHFLYGLLEDRRAGRESSG; encoded by the exons ATGACGA GTGACGGGAGGCCCTGGGGGCTGGGCGGGCCCAGCTACGgctccatctccagccctccCGGCCCAGGGCCCCAGCAAGCGCCTCCCAGGGAGACCTACCTGAGCGAGAAGATTCCCATCCCAGACGCCAAGCCG GGCACCTTCAGCCTCCGGAGACTGTGGGCCTTCACGGGCCCCGGATTCCTCATGAGCATCGCCTTCCTGGACCCGGGGAACATCGAGTCGGACCTGCAGGCCGGCGCCGTGGCTGGATTCAAA CTGCTCTGGGTGCTGCTCTGGGCCACCGTGCTGGGCCTGCTGTGCCAGAGACTGGCTGCCCGGCTAGGCGTGGTGACGGGCAAGGACTTGGGCGAGGTCTGCCACCTCTACTACCCGAAG GTGCCCCGCACCCTCCTCTGGCTGACCATCGAGCTCGCCATCGTGGGCTCCGACATGCAGGAGGTCATCGGCACAGCCATTGCTTTCAACCTGCTCTCAGCTGGACG AATCCCGCTCTGGGGTGGCGTCCTGATCACCATCGTGGacaccttcttcttcctcttcctggatAACTATG GGTTGCGGAAGCTGGAAGCTTTTTTTGGATTCCTGATCACCATCATGGCCTTGACTTTCGGCTACGAG TACGTGGTGGCTCGGCCGGCACAGGGACCGCTTCTTCGAGACCTGTTCCTGCCCTCGTGCCCGGGCTGCGGCCATTCAGAGCTGCTGCAGGCCGTGGGCATCGTGGGCGCCATCATCATGCCCCACAATATTTACCTGCACTCAGCCTTGGTCAAG TCCCGAGAGGTGGACCGTGCCCGCCGGGCGGAAGTCCGAGAAGCCAACATGTACTTCCTGATCGAGGCCTCCATCGCCCTCTCGGTCTCCTTGGTCATCAACCTCTTCGTCATGGCCGTCTTTGGGCAGGCCTTCTTCCAGAAGACCAACCAGGACGCG TACAGCGTCTGTGCCAACAGCAGCCTCCACGACTACGCCTCCATCTTCCCCAGGAACAACGACACGGTGTCGGTGGACATTTACCAAGGA GGCGTGATCCTGGGGTGCCTCTTCGGCCCCGCGGCGCTCTACATCTGGGCGGTGGGTCTCCTGGCGGCCGGGCAGAGCTCCACCATGACCGGCACCTACGCGGGACAGTTCGTGATGGAG ggcttCCTGAAGCTGCGGTGGTCCCGCTTTGCCCGGGTGCTCCTCACCCGCTCCTGCGCCATCCTGCCCACGGTGCTCGTGGCTGTCTTCCGGGACCTGAGGGACCTGTCAGGCCTAAACGACCTGCTCAACGTGCTGCAGAGCCTGCTG CTTCCCTTTGCTGTGCTGCCCATCCTAACGTTCACCAGCATGCCCGCTGTCATGCAGGAGTTTGCCAATGGCCG GCTGAGCAAAGCTATCACCTCCGGCATCATGGCACTGGTCTGCGCCATCAACCTCTACTTTGTGGTCAGCTATGTGCCCAGCCTGCCCCACCCAGCCTACTTCGGCCTTGTGGCTCTGCTGGCCGCGGGCTACCTGGCCCTCACTGCCTACCTG GTCTGGACCTGTTGCATTGCCCATGGGGCCACCTTTCTGACCCACAGCTCCCACCAGCACTTCCTGTATGGGCTCCTAGAAGACAGGCGGGCGGGTCGGGAAAGCTCTGGATGA
- the Slc11a1 gene encoding natural resistance-associated macrophage protein 1 isoform X5 → MSIAFLDPGNIESDLQAGAVAGFKLLWVLLWATVLGLLCQRLAARLGVVTGKDLGEVCHLYYPKVPRTLLWLTIELAIVGSDMQEVIGTAIAFNLLSAGRIPLWGGVLITIVDTFFFLFLDNYGLRKLEAFFGFLITIMALTFGYEYVVARPAQGPLLRDLFLPSCPGCGHSELLQAVGIVGAIIMPHNIYLHSALVKSREVDRARRAEVREANMYFLIEASIALSVSLVINLFVMAVFGQAFFQKTNQDAYSVCANSSLHDYASIFPRNNDTVSVDIYQGGVILGCLFGPAALYIWAVGLLAAGQSSTMTGTYAGQFVMEGFLKLRWSRFARVLLTRSCAILPTVLVAVFRDLRDLSGLNDLLNVLQSLLLPFAVLPILTFTSMPAVMQEFANGRLSKAITSGIMALVCAINLYFVVSYVPSLPHPAYFGLVALLAAGYLALTAYLVWTCCIAHGATFLTHSSHQHFLYGLLEDRRAGRESSG, encoded by the exons ATGAGCATCGCCTTCCTGGACCCGGGGAACATCGAGTCGGACCTGCAGGCCGGCGCCGTGGCTGGATTCAAA CTGCTCTGGGTGCTGCTCTGGGCCACCGTGCTGGGCCTGCTGTGCCAGAGACTGGCTGCCCGGCTAGGCGTGGTGACGGGCAAGGACTTGGGCGAGGTCTGCCACCTCTACTACCCGAAG GTGCCCCGCACCCTCCTCTGGCTGACCATCGAGCTCGCCATCGTGGGCTCCGACATGCAGGAGGTCATCGGCACAGCCATTGCTTTCAACCTGCTCTCAGCTGGACG AATCCCGCTCTGGGGTGGCGTCCTGATCACCATCGTGGacaccttcttcttcctcttcctggatAACTATG GGTTGCGGAAGCTGGAAGCTTTTTTTGGATTCCTGATCACCATCATGGCCTTGACTTTCGGCTACGAG TACGTGGTGGCTCGGCCGGCACAGGGACCGCTTCTTCGAGACCTGTTCCTGCCCTCGTGCCCGGGCTGCGGCCATTCAGAGCTGCTGCAGGCCGTGGGCATCGTGGGCGCCATCATCATGCCCCACAATATTTACCTGCACTCAGCCTTGGTCAAG TCCCGAGAGGTGGACCGTGCCCGCCGGGCGGAAGTCCGAGAAGCCAACATGTACTTCCTGATCGAGGCCTCCATCGCCCTCTCGGTCTCCTTGGTCATCAACCTCTTCGTCATGGCCGTCTTTGGGCAGGCCTTCTTCCAGAAGACCAACCAGGACGCG TACAGCGTCTGTGCCAACAGCAGCCTCCACGACTACGCCTCCATCTTCCCCAGGAACAACGACACGGTGTCGGTGGACATTTACCAAGGA GGCGTGATCCTGGGGTGCCTCTTCGGCCCCGCGGCGCTCTACATCTGGGCGGTGGGTCTCCTGGCGGCCGGGCAGAGCTCCACCATGACCGGCACCTACGCGGGACAGTTCGTGATGGAG ggcttCCTGAAGCTGCGGTGGTCCCGCTTTGCCCGGGTGCTCCTCACCCGCTCCTGCGCCATCCTGCCCACGGTGCTCGTGGCTGTCTTCCGGGACCTGAGGGACCTGTCAGGCCTAAACGACCTGCTCAACGTGCTGCAGAGCCTGCTG CTTCCCTTTGCTGTGCTGCCCATCCTAACGTTCACCAGCATGCCCGCTGTCATGCAGGAGTTTGCCAATGGCCG GCTGAGCAAAGCTATCACCTCCGGCATCATGGCACTGGTCTGCGCCATCAACCTCTACTTTGTGGTCAGCTATGTGCCCAGCCTGCCCCACCCAGCCTACTTCGGCCTTGTGGCTCTGCTGGCCGCGGGCTACCTGGCCCTCACTGCCTACCTG GTCTGGACCTGTTGCATTGCCCATGGGGCCACCTTTCTGACCCACAGCTCCCACCAGCACTTCCTGTATGGGCTCCTAGAAGACAGGCGGGCGGGTCGGGAAAGCTCTGGATGA